In Salvelinus namaycush isolate Seneca chromosome 36, SaNama_1.0, whole genome shotgun sequence, one DNA window encodes the following:
- the LOC120030446 gene encoding TOX high mobility group box family member 4-B-like isoform X1 — translation MDLNFYSDLMDGTGQHGDPEFLDPGSFNGFDNKFPGGSDNYLTISGASHPFLSSSETFHTPSLGDEEFEIPPISLDPDQALTVSDVVAHFGELSDGERGGLSTPGNAVVGGDDPSFALTFVNPHSGSQGLEHHLSLGVISQPGGGGAMLGSALGMDLGHPIGSQFSSSSPMTIDVPLSDMGHGLLGHNQLTTMDQSEFSAQLGLSLGGGAILACSQSPDQPLSAAASPVGSLQDDDMDDFRRQSVLVESPVSLGVISLDPSLSDSPIPSSAPSFSTPPNLVRRGGAVGGGKKGKRRKDLNEPQKPVSAYALFFRDTQAAIKGQNTNATFGEVSKIVASMWESLGEEQKQVYKRKTEDLKALAAYRDNQLPELNIELLDTALSPPSPPSPPSPAPLPTPVAPHPRSTRSSAPHLAPEENTITNICTSNIILTGGDLPQVTTRSRTGAHKPPAPAPSPPTVTKIIIKQQKSPSGVTVVSSSTVSSSRQPPPLQQMQNTPPPPRLQQMVHAQAPPPLQAKPRGGGAGGATAPPPLQIKMVHPSDLDSPIIVTAAGGLAALGGFNPNSGEVVQSSAIVMACSTEAEDGAEGEEGMQVELNVSSGPVVTQTSSPNLCVRAGCTNPAVENKDWDREYCSNECVATHCRDVFMAWCAIRGQNSTSVT, via the exons ATGGACctgaatttttactctgatttaATGGATGGGACTGGGCAACACGGAGATCCAGAATTCCTGGACCCCGGGTCTTTCAATGGATTTGATAATAAG TTCCCTGGAGGCAGTGACAACTACCTGACCATCAGCGGGGCAAGCCAtccgttcctctcctcctctgag acaTTCCACACCCCCAGCCTGGGCGATGAGGAGTTTGAGATCCCCCCCATCTCCCTGGATCCGGACCAGGCCCTCACTGTGTCTGATGTAGTGGCCCACTTCGGAGAGCTCTCGGACGGGGAGCGCGGTGGCCTGTCCACCCCCGGGAATGCGGTGGTGGGGGGAGACGACCCGTCCTTCGCCTTGACCTTTGTCAACCCACATTCGGGGTCACAGGGGCTGGAACACCATCTTAGTCTGGGGGTCATCAGTCAACCTGGTGGAGGAGGGGCCATGCTGGGGTCTGCTCTGGGGATG GATCTGGGACACCCCATTGGCTCCCAGTTCAGCAGCTCCTCCCCAATGACCATAGACGTCCCGCTGAGTGACATGGGCCATGGCCTGTTGGGCCACAATCAGCTGACCACCATGGACCAATCAGAGTTCAGCGCACAGCTGGGGCTCAGCCTGGGGGGCGGGGCCATCCTGGCGTGCTCGCAGTCGCCTGACCAACCACTATCGGCCGCTGCTTCACCCGTTGGTTCGCTACAGGATGACGACATGGACGACTTCAGACGG CAGAGCGTGTTGGTGGAGTCCCCTGTCTCTCTCGGCGTCATCTCCCTCGATCCCTCTCTCTCCGATTCCCCCATACCTTCCTCCGCTCCGTCCTTCAGCACCCCTCCTAATCTCGTCCGGAGAGGGGGAGCGGTCGGAGGAGGGaagaaagggaagaggaggaaagacCTCAACGAGCCCCAGAAGCCAGTGTCGGCCTACGCTCTGTTCTTCAGGGACACACAGGCAGCCATTAAGGGACAGAACACAAACGCCACCTTCGGAGAGGTGTCCAAGATAGTGGCCTCCATGTGGGAAAGTCTGGGGGAGGAGCAGAAACAG GTGTACAAGAGGAAGACTGAGGATCTCAAGGCTCTGGCAGCCTACAGAGATAATCAACTTCCTGAG ctgAACATAGAGCTTCTGGACACTGCTCTGtcgcctccctctcctccctctcctccttcccccgcCCCTCTCCCCACCCCCGTCGCCCCCCATCCACGCTCCACTCGTTCCTCCGCCCCCCACCTGGCCCCCGAGGAGAACACCATTACCAACATCTGCACCTCCAACATCATCCTAACAGGTGGAGATCTCCCTCAGGTCACCACCCGTTCCCGTACAGGGGCACACAAACCACCCGCCCCGGCCCCAAGCCCCCCCACCGTCACCAAAATCATCATCAAGCAACAGAAGTCTCCCTCAGGGGTGACGGTGGTGTCCAGTAGTACGGTATCGTCGTCCCGTCAGCCACCGCCACTCCAACAGATGCAGaacacccctcctcccccacgTCTCCAGCAGATGGTACATGCCCAGGCCCCTCCGCCACTGCAGGCCAAACCAAGAGGCGGGGGTGCCGGCGGTGCCACAGCACCACCACCCCTGCAGATCAAGATGGTCCATCCCTCAGATTTGGACTCTCCAATTATCGTGACTGCTGCGGGTGGGTTAGCCGCGTTGGGTGGGTTCAATCCGAACTCGGGGGAGGTGGTACAGTCCTCTGCCATAGTAATGGCCTGTTCAACAGAGGCTGAGGACGGGGctgaaggagaggaaggg ATGCAGGTAGAGTTGAATGTGTCTTCAGGGCCAGTTGTGACCCAGACCTCCAGCCCTAACCTGTGTGTCAGAGCCGGCTGCACCAACCCAGCTGTCGAGAACAAGGACTGGGACAGGGAGTACTGCAGCAACGAGTGTGTGGCCACACACTGCAG GGATGTCTTCATGGCCTGGTGTGCGATCCGAGGGCAGAACTCCACCTCCGTCACGTAA
- the LOC120030446 gene encoding TOX high mobility group box family member 4-B-like isoform X3 has product MEFPGGSDNYLTISGASHPFLSSSETFHTPSLGDEEFEIPPISLDPDQALTVSDVVAHFGELSDGERGGLSTPGNAVVGGDDPSFALTFVNPHSGSQGLEHHLSLGVISQPGGGGAMLGSALGMDLGHPIGSQFSSSSPMTIDVPLSDMGHGLLGHNQLTTMDQSEFSAQLGLSLGGGAILACSQSPDQPLSAAASPVGSLQDDDMDDFRRQSVLVESPVSLGVISLDPSLSDSPIPSSAPSFSTPPNLVRRGGAVGGGKKGKRRKDLNEPQKPVSAYALFFRDTQAAIKGQNTNATFGEVSKIVASMWESLGEEQKQVYKRKTEDLKALAAYRDNQLPELNIELLDTALSPPSPPSPPSPAPLPTPVAPHPRSTRSSAPHLAPEENTITNICTSNIILTGGDLPQVTTRSRTGAHKPPAPAPSPPTVTKIIIKQQKSPSGVTVVSSSTVSSSRQPPPLQQMQNTPPPPRLQQMVHAQAPPPLQAKPRGGGAGGATAPPPLQIKMVHPSDLDSPIIVTAAGGLAALGGFNPNSGEVVQSSAIVMACSTEAEDGAEGEEGMQVELNVSSGPVVTQTSSPNLCVRAGCTNPAVENKDWDREYCSNECVATHCRDVFMAWCAIRGQNSTSVT; this is encoded by the exons ATGGAG TTCCCTGGAGGCAGTGACAACTACCTGACCATCAGCGGGGCAAGCCAtccgttcctctcctcctctgag acaTTCCACACCCCCAGCCTGGGCGATGAGGAGTTTGAGATCCCCCCCATCTCCCTGGATCCGGACCAGGCCCTCACTGTGTCTGATGTAGTGGCCCACTTCGGAGAGCTCTCGGACGGGGAGCGCGGTGGCCTGTCCACCCCCGGGAATGCGGTGGTGGGGGGAGACGACCCGTCCTTCGCCTTGACCTTTGTCAACCCACATTCGGGGTCACAGGGGCTGGAACACCATCTTAGTCTGGGGGTCATCAGTCAACCTGGTGGAGGAGGGGCCATGCTGGGGTCTGCTCTGGGGATG GATCTGGGACACCCCATTGGCTCCCAGTTCAGCAGCTCCTCCCCAATGACCATAGACGTCCCGCTGAGTGACATGGGCCATGGCCTGTTGGGCCACAATCAGCTGACCACCATGGACCAATCAGAGTTCAGCGCACAGCTGGGGCTCAGCCTGGGGGGCGGGGCCATCCTGGCGTGCTCGCAGTCGCCTGACCAACCACTATCGGCCGCTGCTTCACCCGTTGGTTCGCTACAGGATGACGACATGGACGACTTCAGACGG CAGAGCGTGTTGGTGGAGTCCCCTGTCTCTCTCGGCGTCATCTCCCTCGATCCCTCTCTCTCCGATTCCCCCATACCTTCCTCCGCTCCGTCCTTCAGCACCCCTCCTAATCTCGTCCGGAGAGGGGGAGCGGTCGGAGGAGGGaagaaagggaagaggaggaaagacCTCAACGAGCCCCAGAAGCCAGTGTCGGCCTACGCTCTGTTCTTCAGGGACACACAGGCAGCCATTAAGGGACAGAACACAAACGCCACCTTCGGAGAGGTGTCCAAGATAGTGGCCTCCATGTGGGAAAGTCTGGGGGAGGAGCAGAAACAG GTGTACAAGAGGAAGACTGAGGATCTCAAGGCTCTGGCAGCCTACAGAGATAATCAACTTCCTGAG ctgAACATAGAGCTTCTGGACACTGCTCTGtcgcctccctctcctccctctcctccttcccccgcCCCTCTCCCCACCCCCGTCGCCCCCCATCCACGCTCCACTCGTTCCTCCGCCCCCCACCTGGCCCCCGAGGAGAACACCATTACCAACATCTGCACCTCCAACATCATCCTAACAGGTGGAGATCTCCCTCAGGTCACCACCCGTTCCCGTACAGGGGCACACAAACCACCCGCCCCGGCCCCAAGCCCCCCCACCGTCACCAAAATCATCATCAAGCAACAGAAGTCTCCCTCAGGGGTGACGGTGGTGTCCAGTAGTACGGTATCGTCGTCCCGTCAGCCACCGCCACTCCAACAGATGCAGaacacccctcctcccccacgTCTCCAGCAGATGGTACATGCCCAGGCCCCTCCGCCACTGCAGGCCAAACCAAGAGGCGGGGGTGCCGGCGGTGCCACAGCACCACCACCCCTGCAGATCAAGATGGTCCATCCCTCAGATTTGGACTCTCCAATTATCGTGACTGCTGCGGGTGGGTTAGCCGCGTTGGGTGGGTTCAATCCGAACTCGGGGGAGGTGGTACAGTCCTCTGCCATAGTAATGGCCTGTTCAACAGAGGCTGAGGACGGGGctgaaggagaggaaggg ATGCAGGTAGAGTTGAATGTGTCTTCAGGGCCAGTTGTGACCCAGACCTCCAGCCCTAACCTGTGTGTCAGAGCCGGCTGCACCAACCCAGCTGTCGAGAACAAGGACTGGGACAGGGAGTACTGCAGCAACGAGTGTGTGGCCACACACTGCAG GGATGTCTTCATGGCCTGGTGTGCGATCCGAGGGCAGAACTCCACCTCCGTCACGTAA
- the LOC120030446 gene encoding TOX high mobility group box family member 4-A-like isoform X2, with protein sequence MDLNFYSDLMDGTGQHGDPEFLDPGSFNGFDNKFPGGSDNYLTISGASHPFLSSSETFHTPSLGDEEFEIPPISLDPDQALTVSDVVAHFGELSDGERGGLSTPGNAVVGGDDPSFALTFVNPHSGSQGLEHHLSLGVISQPGGGGAMLGSALGMDLGHPIGSQFSSSSPMTIDVPLSDMGHGLLGHNQLTTMDQSEFSAQLGLSLGGGAILACSQSPDQPLSAAASPVGSLQDDDMDDFRRSVLVESPVSLGVISLDPSLSDSPIPSSAPSFSTPPNLVRRGGAVGGGKKGKRRKDLNEPQKPVSAYALFFRDTQAAIKGQNTNATFGEVSKIVASMWESLGEEQKQVYKRKTEDLKALAAYRDNQLPELNIELLDTALSPPSPPSPPSPAPLPTPVAPHPRSTRSSAPHLAPEENTITNICTSNIILTGGDLPQVTTRSRTGAHKPPAPAPSPPTVTKIIIKQQKSPSGVTVVSSSTVSSSRQPPPLQQMQNTPPPPRLQQMVHAQAPPPLQAKPRGGGAGGATAPPPLQIKMVHPSDLDSPIIVTAAGGLAALGGFNPNSGEVVQSSAIVMACSTEAEDGAEGEEGMQVELNVSSGPVVTQTSSPNLCVRAGCTNPAVENKDWDREYCSNECVATHCRDVFMAWCAIRGQNSTSVT encoded by the exons ATGGACctgaatttttactctgatttaATGGATGGGACTGGGCAACACGGAGATCCAGAATTCCTGGACCCCGGGTCTTTCAATGGATTTGATAATAAG TTCCCTGGAGGCAGTGACAACTACCTGACCATCAGCGGGGCAAGCCAtccgttcctctcctcctctgag acaTTCCACACCCCCAGCCTGGGCGATGAGGAGTTTGAGATCCCCCCCATCTCCCTGGATCCGGACCAGGCCCTCACTGTGTCTGATGTAGTGGCCCACTTCGGAGAGCTCTCGGACGGGGAGCGCGGTGGCCTGTCCACCCCCGGGAATGCGGTGGTGGGGGGAGACGACCCGTCCTTCGCCTTGACCTTTGTCAACCCACATTCGGGGTCACAGGGGCTGGAACACCATCTTAGTCTGGGGGTCATCAGTCAACCTGGTGGAGGAGGGGCCATGCTGGGGTCTGCTCTGGGGATG GATCTGGGACACCCCATTGGCTCCCAGTTCAGCAGCTCCTCCCCAATGACCATAGACGTCCCGCTGAGTGACATGGGCCATGGCCTGTTGGGCCACAATCAGCTGACCACCATGGACCAATCAGAGTTCAGCGCACAGCTGGGGCTCAGCCTGGGGGGCGGGGCCATCCTGGCGTGCTCGCAGTCGCCTGACCAACCACTATCGGCCGCTGCTTCACCCGTTGGTTCGCTACAGGATGACGACATGGACGACTTCAGACGG AGCGTGTTGGTGGAGTCCCCTGTCTCTCTCGGCGTCATCTCCCTCGATCCCTCTCTCTCCGATTCCCCCATACCTTCCTCCGCTCCGTCCTTCAGCACCCCTCCTAATCTCGTCCGGAGAGGGGGAGCGGTCGGAGGAGGGaagaaagggaagaggaggaaagacCTCAACGAGCCCCAGAAGCCAGTGTCGGCCTACGCTCTGTTCTTCAGGGACACACAGGCAGCCATTAAGGGACAGAACACAAACGCCACCTTCGGAGAGGTGTCCAAGATAGTGGCCTCCATGTGGGAAAGTCTGGGGGAGGAGCAGAAACAG GTGTACAAGAGGAAGACTGAGGATCTCAAGGCTCTGGCAGCCTACAGAGATAATCAACTTCCTGAG ctgAACATAGAGCTTCTGGACACTGCTCTGtcgcctccctctcctccctctcctccttcccccgcCCCTCTCCCCACCCCCGTCGCCCCCCATCCACGCTCCACTCGTTCCTCCGCCCCCCACCTGGCCCCCGAGGAGAACACCATTACCAACATCTGCACCTCCAACATCATCCTAACAGGTGGAGATCTCCCTCAGGTCACCACCCGTTCCCGTACAGGGGCACACAAACCACCCGCCCCGGCCCCAAGCCCCCCCACCGTCACCAAAATCATCATCAAGCAACAGAAGTCTCCCTCAGGGGTGACGGTGGTGTCCAGTAGTACGGTATCGTCGTCCCGTCAGCCACCGCCACTCCAACAGATGCAGaacacccctcctcccccacgTCTCCAGCAGATGGTACATGCCCAGGCCCCTCCGCCACTGCAGGCCAAACCAAGAGGCGGGGGTGCCGGCGGTGCCACAGCACCACCACCCCTGCAGATCAAGATGGTCCATCCCTCAGATTTGGACTCTCCAATTATCGTGACTGCTGCGGGTGGGTTAGCCGCGTTGGGTGGGTTCAATCCGAACTCGGGGGAGGTGGTACAGTCCTCTGCCATAGTAATGGCCTGTTCAACAGAGGCTGAGGACGGGGctgaaggagaggaaggg ATGCAGGTAGAGTTGAATGTGTCTTCAGGGCCAGTTGTGACCCAGACCTCCAGCCCTAACCTGTGTGTCAGAGCCGGCTGCACCAACCCAGCTGTCGAGAACAAGGACTGGGACAGGGAGTACTGCAGCAACGAGTGTGTGGCCACACACTGCAG GGATGTCTTCATGGCCTGGTGTGCGATCCGAGGGCAGAACTCCACCTCCGTCACGTAA